A region of Cardinium endosymbiont of Sogatella furcifera DNA encodes the following proteins:
- the trxA gene encoding thioredoxin, with amino-acid sequence MDQNIIEITDAQFDEVISQHKLVLVDFWAPWCGPCLKLAPVLKEVAAMYIGKAYIAKLNISENSKTPSRYAISTIPTMLFFYQGQQVDRLVGNLPIAQIQEALDKYLP; translated from the coding sequence ATGGATCAAAATATTATAGAAATTACAGATGCGCAGTTTGATGAGGTTATTAGCCAACATAAACTTGTTTTAGTAGACTTTTGGGCCCCTTGGTGTGGACCTTGTTTAAAGCTGGCCCCTGTGCTCAAAGAGGTCGCTGCTATGTATATAGGAAAGGCATATATTGCCAAACTTAATATCAGTGAAAATAGCAAAACCCCTTCTAGATATGCCATTAGTACCATACCTACCATGTTGTTTTTTTACCAAGGTCAACAAGTAGACCGTTTGGTTGGGAACCTACCGATCGCTCAAATTCAGGAAGCACTAGATAAATATTTGCCTTAA
- a CDS encoding AAA family ATPase encodes MNKRKLPIGVSNFQELIQGDYLFCDKTAMLGEFLSKGDKVTLITRPRRWGKTLNISMLQHFFASEVNGIRTAGLFDDLEIGRLEDGRYIREHQGKYPVIMLSFKDVNSDSFQGAYNAVYELILKVYSAYPYLFSSDKINELQVEQLYVIRKRQANQQKLESSLELLSQCLYQHHGKKVYILIDEYDTPLNKAYGNKEYLDAMVAFMRNLFSAALKDNATLERGVLTGILRVSKDSMLSGLNNLKTYTLLDQGYSSHFGLSEVEVQDLFTQQNLSTCMHAVKSWYNGYRVGDLVMYNPWSIIYCLSEEGRCDLYWVNTGNNDLIKQLIFSSNDSLKAQFEQLMQGEALTVPVDKHLAFDLLDRDETALWSLLLFAGYLTFQTSNLSLDSDLYDCVVEIPNHEIHRLYNRFFKEWLSSKFVNRGAYNAFLEHLVVGSVALFVQELSFFLRQSVSCFDTQFSRKSEGFYHGFVLAMLASLRITHYVKSNRESGLGRYDLLLIPKKEGLKAILLEFKQVRKEEELESSARLALDQIQTQAYHSELVQYPHVKEVVECGIAFSGKSVLVAYSIYDLVRKQYGAIVLTNRYCQEAY; translated from the coding sequence ATGAATAAGCGTAAATTACCCATTGGTGTTAGTAACTTTCAAGAGTTAATACAAGGCGATTATCTATTTTGCGATAAAACAGCTATGCTTGGTGAGTTTTTAAGCAAAGGAGATAAGGTTACGTTAATTACCCGTCCTCGCCGTTGGGGCAAGACGCTGAATATCTCTATGTTGCAGCATTTTTTTGCCTCAGAAGTGAATGGTATACGTACAGCAGGTTTATTTGATGATTTAGAAATAGGTAGGCTAGAAGATGGTAGGTACATTAGGGAACATCAAGGCAAGTACCCTGTCATTATGCTAAGCTTTAAGGATGTAAATTCAGATAGTTTTCAAGGAGCTTATAATGCGGTATATGAGTTGATATTAAAGGTTTATAGTGCGTATCCTTATTTATTCAGTAGTGATAAAATTAATGAACTACAGGTAGAGCAGTTATATGTTATTCGAAAAAGACAAGCCAATCAACAAAAACTAGAATCTTCCTTAGAACTTCTTAGTCAATGCCTCTACCAACACCATGGTAAAAAGGTCTATATTCTAATAGATGAATACGATACACCACTCAATAAAGCTTATGGTAATAAGGAATACTTAGACGCTATGGTCGCATTTATGCGCAACCTATTTAGCGCTGCTTTAAAAGATAATGCTACGCTAGAAAGAGGTGTATTAACAGGCATATTACGTGTTTCTAAGGATAGTATGCTATCTGGGTTAAATAATCTAAAAACGTATACCCTTTTAGACCAAGGTTATAGCAGCCACTTTGGTTTGAGTGAAGTAGAGGTTCAGGATTTATTTACCCAACAAAATCTTTCTACTTGTATGCATGCAGTAAAAAGCTGGTATAATGGTTATCGGGTAGGAGACTTAGTCATGTATAATCCATGGTCTATTATTTATTGTTTGAGCGAGGAGGGTCGTTGTGATCTCTATTGGGTGAATACCGGTAATAATGATTTAATCAAGCAGTTGATTTTTTCCTCTAACGATAGTCTTAAAGCGCAATTTGAACAATTGATGCAAGGAGAGGCTTTAACGGTTCCTGTAGACAAACACCTTGCTTTCGATTTATTGGATAGAGACGAAACTGCTTTATGGAGTTTGCTCTTATTTGCTGGTTATTTAACCTTTCAAACAAGTAACCTAAGTTTAGATAGTGATCTATATGATTGTGTAGTTGAGATTCCCAATCATGAAATACATAGACTCTATAATAGATTCTTTAAAGAATGGTTGAGTAGTAAATTTGTTAATCGAGGTGCTTATAACGCTTTTTTAGAACATTTAGTAGTTGGATCAGTTGCTCTTTTTGTTCAAGAACTAAGCTTTTTTTTACGCCAAAGTGTTAGTTGTTTTGACACACAGTTTTCTAGAAAATCAGAAGGCTTTTATCATGGTTTTGTCTTAGCGATGTTAGCAAGTTTGCGTATAACCCATTATGTAAAGTCTAATAGAGAAAGTGGGTTAGGTCGTTATGATCTGTTATTAATCCCTAAAAAAGAAGGTTTAAAAGCGATTCTATTGGAGTTTAAGCAGGTTCGGAAAGAAGAAGAACTAGAAAGTTCAGCTAGACTTGCGTTAGATCAGATACAAACGCAAGCCTATCATAGCGAACTAGTGCAATATCCGCATGTTAAAGAAGTAGTGGAATGCGGTATTGCTTTTTCGGGGAAGTCGGTATTAGTTGCTTATTCGATTTATGATTTAGTTCGTAAGCAGTATGGTGCTATTGTTTTAACGAATAGATATTGCCAGGAAGCGTATTAA
- a CDS encoding ABC transporter ATP-binding protein produces the protein MEQLLASGLAVCLFAYKETSRSRTPFYTFPPMQPITKSLKTFILHFVSQYKWHFMAMACFRMCFVLDNLVVPYAFKVLVTRLTELASNRAGAWIKLGVPLMALLGVIVLIEVLFRLFDYMKIRTIPAFEAKIRIWIVHYLQGHSYQFFTEHFSGDLVKRVNDLTDGISQLMMIVISSFLPTFCTMLAGVFSFAYIQPTFGAVLMAWLVLHTATYLFYSKKCGHSVALHAEKGSRLSGSIVDGFTNILSIKLFARNNQATTHLLAPQAIEKRAHEKALKLIMQLHLIISGLSIGFMGVGMLAYMIYYWQLGKLSISEVTYIFYAGNNICNLVWVSVAEFPDFFEEMGYCKQALKLLQKKHAVLDVPGAAVLTCRSPAIAFKDVSFAYVPGKPIFENQNIAIAAGEKVGLVGLSGSGKTTFINLLLRFFDLNKGVITIDGQDISTVTQESLRAAIALIPQDTTLFHDNILENIRYGRKEATDEEVIAAAQKAKCHHFIMSFSEGYDTLVGERGSKLSGGQRQRIAIARAILKDAPILILDEATSALDAVTETEIQQSLATIMAGKTTIVIAHRLTVLAAMDRVLVFNNGNIIANGSHETLLKTNAIYANMCRLQLEGMHSLQ, from the coding sequence TTGGAGCAACTTTTGGCCTCAGGGCTAGCTGTTTGTCTATTTGCTTATAAAGAAACAAGCAGGAGCCGTACGCCTTTTTACACCTTTCCACCCATGCAACCCATTACCAAAAGCCTAAAAACTTTTATTTTACACTTTGTAAGTCAATACAAATGGCATTTTATGGCCATGGCTTGTTTTCGGATGTGTTTTGTACTGGATAATTTAGTGGTTCCCTATGCCTTTAAGGTACTGGTCACCCGTCTAACGGAACTAGCCTCTAATAGAGCAGGCGCTTGGATCAAGCTCGGCGTTCCGCTGATGGCTTTATTAGGCGTTATCGTCCTTATAGAGGTTTTATTTCGTCTATTTGACTATATGAAGATCAGGACCATTCCTGCTTTTGAGGCCAAGATACGCATCTGGATTGTACACTATTTGCAGGGCCATTCCTATCAATTTTTTACTGAGCATTTTTCTGGGGACCTGGTAAAGCGCGTCAACGATTTAACAGATGGCATCAGCCAACTGATGATGATTGTGATTTCATCCTTTTTGCCTACCTTTTGTACCATGTTGGCAGGGGTCTTTTCCTTTGCCTATATCCAGCCTACCTTTGGTGCCGTGTTGATGGCTTGGCTGGTGTTGCATACCGCCACCTACCTTTTTTATTCCAAAAAATGTGGGCATAGTGTAGCCCTACATGCAGAGAAAGGCAGCCGTTTATCCGGTAGCATTGTAGATGGGTTTACCAATATCTTAAGCATTAAGCTTTTTGCGCGGAACAATCAAGCTACTACCCATTTGTTGGCGCCGCAAGCGATAGAAAAACGTGCACATGAAAAGGCTTTAAAGCTTATTATGCAGCTTCATCTCATCATTAGTGGCCTTTCTATTGGCTTTATGGGCGTAGGCATGCTGGCTTATATGATCTATTATTGGCAGCTGGGTAAGTTGTCTATTTCTGAAGTCACCTATATTTTTTATGCAGGGAATAACATTTGTAATTTGGTTTGGGTTTCTGTAGCTGAGTTTCCTGACTTCTTTGAAGAAATGGGCTATTGTAAGCAAGCTTTAAAGTTATTACAAAAAAAACATGCCGTGCTAGATGTACCAGGTGCGGCTGTGTTGACCTGTAGATCTCCTGCAATTGCCTTTAAAGATGTCTCTTTTGCTTATGTGCCTGGTAAACCTATATTTGAAAATCAAAACATTGCTATCGCAGCAGGTGAAAAAGTAGGCTTGGTGGGCTTATCTGGTAGTGGTAAAACCACTTTTATTAACCTATTGCTTAGGTTTTTTGATCTGAATAAAGGAGTGATTACGATTGATGGGCAAGATATATCCACCGTTACGCAAGAATCCTTGCGTGCGGCTATTGCGCTGATACCGCAAGATACGACGCTTTTTCATGATAATATTTTAGAAAATATTCGCTACGGGCGCAAGGAAGCCACCGATGAGGAAGTCATCGCTGCCGCCCAAAAAGCAAAATGCCATCATTTTATTATGAGCTTCTCAGAAGGATACGACACATTGGTCGGTGAGAGAGGCTCCAAGCTTTCAGGTGGGCAACGCCAACGCATCGCTATTGCACGTGCCATATTAAAAGATGCCCCCATTTTAATATTGGATGAGGCGACCTCTGCATTAGATGCCGTTACCGAAACCGAAATCCAACAAAGCCTTGCTACGATTATGGCAGGCAAAACCACGATTGTAATTGCCCATCGGTTAACGGTTTTGGCCGCAATGGATCGGGTGTTGGTATTTAATAATGGCAACATCATTGCCAATGGATCCCATGAAACGCTTTTAAAAACCAATGCCATCTATGCCAATATGTGTAGGCTGCAGCTGGAAGGGATGCATTCGCTACAGTAA
- a CDS encoding Rpn family recombination-promoting nuclease/putative transposase: MEKVTPKVDLAFKKIFGVEENKDLLIALINATVAPEDQVADVTLLNPYNPKNFRTDRLSILDVKAVSETGKRFNIEIQITDEANYDKRALYYWAKLYTDQLKVSQTYATLNKAIGIHILNFTSITDSQKYHNVFHITEKESGMVYFSDLELHTIELVKFSNDPKETLDTLLQKIKSALDIWTAFLSRNDLLHRENLPGPLASNSLKKALHVLETLNFTEEERMAYEDRLKWLRIEAGTIEKVRNEGIQIGKEQGIQIGQEKEKIAIAAAMLQKGYPLEEVLLLTGLSHAQVEPLV, encoded by the coding sequence ATGGAAAAAGTTACCCCAAAAGTAGACCTAGCCTTTAAAAAAATATTTGGTGTAGAAGAAAATAAAGATCTGCTGATTGCCTTGATAAATGCTACGGTTGCACCAGAAGATCAAGTGGCAGATGTGACCTTACTAAATCCCTATAACCCTAAAAATTTTAGAACGGATCGGTTATCTATACTAGATGTAAAAGCCGTAAGTGAAACAGGCAAAAGGTTTAATATAGAGATACAAATCACAGATGAGGCAAATTATGATAAACGGGCCTTATATTACTGGGCGAAGTTGTACACAGATCAATTAAAGGTCTCACAGACCTATGCTACTTTAAACAAAGCCATAGGCATTCATATTCTTAACTTTACTTCTATAACAGATAGTCAGAAATATCATAATGTATTCCATATCACGGAAAAAGAGAGTGGTATGGTCTATTTTTCCGATTTGGAATTGCATACCATAGAGTTGGTGAAGTTCAGTAACGACCCCAAGGAAACACTAGACACTTTATTGCAAAAAATAAAAAGTGCACTCGACATTTGGACCGCTTTTCTGAGCCGTAACGATTTGCTCCATAGAGAGAACTTACCAGGACCATTGGCCAGCAACAGCCTAAAAAAAGCTTTGCATGTCTTAGAGACATTGAATTTTACAGAGGAGGAAAGAATGGCGTATGAAGACCGATTGAAATGGTTAAGAATAGAAGCTGGTACAATAGAAAAAGTTAGAAACGAAGGCATACAAATAGGAAAAGAGCAAGGCATACAAATAGGACAAGAAAAGGAAAAAATAGCCATAGCAGCAGCGATGTTGCAAAAGGGTTACCCCTTGGAAGAGGTTCTGTTGCTGACGGGCCTATCTCATGCGCAGGTTGAACCGCTTGTATAG
- the tilS gene encoding tRNA lysidine(34) synthetase TilS, with amino-acid sequence MIDRFLYLTGGNNLWLIGSAFNFTSMLATFLAFLQREALMRSTLVAVSGGVDSVVLAHLFKQANLPFAIAHCNFNLRGAEAAAETAFVQALAASYQVPFYRTQFETTAFARNHKVSIQMAARSLRYKFFHRLRQQHGWHQLATAHHWDDAVETILLNFIKGTGIKGLYGMQPIDGAIIRPLLFARKQEIIAYAKAAKLHWHEDSSNSSNYYQRNFMRNKVIPLLHQLNPSFEATLQATATKLRDIGHCFDDHLAQIKKEITTYKSGIHYLAIHAIIHQPWAATVAFELLRPYGFTFTQIKKLITGRMTSGKRIHATDYTLYVDRKEWLITKKKPLLRQQATIADATDAIAYGGYRLHCQLYASADYLLKKAATIAALDYHKVQFPLTVRPWQAGDWFYPLGMQGGKKVSDLLIDLKIPLAIKAQVCVVTSNEQIVWVIGHRIDERFKVEQTTKMVFEIAISI; translated from the coding sequence TTGATTGATCGCTTTCTTTACCTTACAGGAGGCAACAACCTATGGTTGATTGGTTCGGCATTCAATTTTACATCTATGTTGGCAACTTTTTTAGCCTTTCTACAACGCGAAGCGTTGATGAGGTCTACGCTTGTAGCGGTCAGTGGGGGGGTAGATTCTGTCGTGCTTGCGCACTTGTTTAAACAGGCCAACCTGCCTTTTGCTATAGCCCATTGCAATTTCAACTTACGTGGCGCAGAGGCAGCGGCTGAAACGGCCTTTGTACAAGCGTTAGCTGCATCGTATCAGGTGCCTTTTTACCGCACACAATTTGAGACTACCGCTTTTGCACGCAACCATAAGGTTTCGATACAAATGGCTGCTAGAAGCTTACGTTACAAGTTTTTTCACCGGTTGCGGCAGCAGCATGGCTGGCATCAACTCGCTACGGCACACCACTGGGACGATGCGGTGGAAACCATCTTATTAAACTTTATCAAAGGGACAGGTATCAAGGGGCTGTATGGTATGCAGCCTATAGATGGCGCCATCATACGCCCTCTGCTTTTTGCTAGAAAACAAGAAATCATAGCTTACGCCAAAGCAGCCAAGCTCCACTGGCATGAAGATAGCTCAAATAGCAGCAACTACTACCAAAGGAATTTTATGCGCAACAAAGTGATCCCTCTTTTGCACCAGCTGAATCCAAGTTTTGAGGCAACCCTGCAAGCAACTGCTACCAAGCTACGGGATATAGGCCACTGCTTTGACGACCATCTGGCGCAGATTAAAAAAGAGATCACTACCTATAAATCGGGCATCCATTACCTAGCCATCCACGCAATCATCCATCAGCCATGGGCAGCTACAGTGGCATTCGAACTATTGCGCCCTTACGGCTTTACCTTTACCCAAATAAAAAAGCTGATCACTGGTCGCATGACCAGTGGCAAACGGATCCATGCAACGGACTATACGCTATATGTAGATAGAAAAGAATGGTTGATAACGAAAAAAAAACCATTGTTACGCCAACAAGCAACGATTGCTGATGCTACAGATGCCATCGCCTATGGCGGTTATAGGTTACACTGTCAGCTCTACGCCAGTGCGGATTATCTGCTTAAAAAAGCAGCCACCATTGCCGCATTGGACTACCACAAGGTGCAATTTCCTCTAACGGTACGTCCATGGCAAGCGGGAGATTGGTTCTATCCCCTTGGCATGCAAGGCGGTAAAAAGGTAAGTGATCTATTGATTGACCTTAAAATCCCTCTAGCGATCAAAGCCCAGGTCTGCGTGGTCACCAGCAATGAGCAAATTGTATGGGTAATTGGCCATCGCATAGATGAACGCTTTAAAGTAGAACAAACTACAAAAATGGTATTTGAAATAGCAATAAGCATTTGA
- a CDS encoding dihydrolipoamide acetyltransferase family protein has protein sequence MAECIRMPKMSDTMQQGTISRWIKQVGDKVAAGDILAEVETDKATMELESYEDGTLLYIAEKSVAPVNAIIAIIGESGEDISALLAATVSTATVAGLVPSSDPVVACPVAPPVGDVLLPSDRLLASPLAKKLAQEKGYDLTQIQGSGSAGRVVKKDIVQFVPDHSGSAWMEGHSTQPAYQDLPVSAMRQTIAKVLTESKSHIPHFYLTLRIHMDPVMALRAELNHHPATKISINDLIIKATALALVQHPKVNAAWFTYKIRTYSHAHIGVAIAVEEGLLVPVVRFADQKPLVAISKEVKLFSKQAQDKKLAVKDTTGATFTISNLGMLGIESFSAIINPPAACILAVGAVQQLPIVQDHQVVPAHMLQVTLSCDHRVVDGAVGALFLSTLKSLLEKPLALLL, from the coding sequence ATGGCAGAGTGTATTAGGATGCCTAAGATGAGCGATACCATGCAACAAGGCACCATCAGCCGTTGGATCAAGCAGGTAGGGGATAAGGTAGCAGCGGGCGATATATTGGCTGAGGTAGAGACAGATAAAGCTACTATGGAGTTGGAGTCGTATGAAGATGGTACCTTGCTGTATATAGCTGAAAAATCTGTGGCACCGGTTAATGCTATTATTGCCATTATAGGGGAATCGGGAGAAGACATTAGCGCGTTGCTGGCCGCTACTGTTTCTACGGCGACTGTTGCGGGTCTCGTGCCCTCTTCTGATCCAGTGGTAGCGTGCCCAGTGGCACCCCCTGTTGGTGATGTGCTGTTGCCTTCCGATCGTTTATTGGCTTCTCCCTTGGCTAAAAAGCTAGCCCAAGAGAAAGGGTATGACCTCACACAAATCCAGGGTTCTGGTTCGGCAGGGCGGGTAGTGAAAAAGGATATAGTCCAATTTGTTCCTGATCATTCGGGCTCAGCTTGGATGGAGGGGCATTCCACGCAGCCCGCCTATCAAGACCTACCGGTTTCTGCTATGCGTCAGACCATAGCCAAAGTGCTGACAGAAAGCAAAAGCCATATCCCCCATTTTTACTTAACCCTCCGCATCCATATGGATCCAGTGATGGCGTTGCGTGCAGAGCTGAACCACCATCCGGCTACAAAAATATCTATCAATGACCTGATCATTAAAGCCACTGCCTTAGCGTTGGTCCAGCATCCAAAAGTAAATGCCGCCTGGTTCACCTATAAGATTAGAACCTATTCCCATGCCCATATAGGTGTAGCCATTGCCGTTGAAGAGGGTTTACTCGTGCCCGTTGTCCGTTTTGCAGATCAAAAGCCACTCGTTGCCATTAGTAAAGAAGTCAAGCTATTCAGTAAACAGGCACAAGATAAAAAACTAGCTGTTAAAGACACAACAGGGGCTACCTTTACCATTTCCAATTTAGGTATGTTGGGCATCGAATCCTTTTCAGCCATTATCAATCCACCAGCCGCTTGCATTTTGGCAGTGGGTGCGGTGCAGCAGCTACCTATTGTGCAAGACCATCAGGTTGTGCCTGCACATATGTTGCAAGTTACCTTATCTTGCGACCATCGCGTCGTAGATGGCGCTGTAGGAGCGTTGTTTTTGTCCACCTTGAAATCCTTATTGGAAAAACCGTTGGCCCTATTGCTATGA
- the mtaB gene encoding tRNA (N(6)-L-threonylcarbamoyladenosine(37)-C(2))-methylthiotransferase MtaB, translating to MKKVAFHTLGCKLNFSETSAIGRLFTEAGFVTVTLAQRPHVFVLNTCSVTENADHKCAKMVREALRAAPAAFVIVIGCYAQLKPKEIAAIPGVDAVFGTHEKFKLLDWITDWHKKQPNESATIRVAPIQEKLTFSPAYSIGDRTRTFLKVQDGCSYACAFCTIPLARGPSRSATIEAVVEQATAIQDVKEIVLTGVNLGDFGIIDAQRQTNFFALIQALDGVENIERFRISSIEPNLLSKEIIDFVATSKRFVPHFHIPLQSGCDKILKLMRRRYLTGLYAERIAHIKAQMPTCCIGVDVLVGFPGETEVDFLTTYQFLNELAIAYIHVFPYSERANTKAAEMAGVVPQQERAKRARMLRILSEKKLNDFYRQHLGQTATVLFEYGGDDEVIEGFTENYIRVQLPYQAELANRLCKVRLKEINGEGMVVPELSS from the coding sequence ATGAAAAAAGTTGCTTTTCATACCTTGGGTTGCAAATTGAATTTTTCTGAAACCTCGGCGATTGGTCGGTTGTTTACGGAAGCAGGGTTTGTAACGGTAACCTTGGCACAACGGCCGCATGTGTTTGTCTTAAATACTTGCTCGGTAACGGAAAATGCAGACCATAAATGTGCTAAAATGGTTAGGGAAGCGCTAAGGGCTGCGCCAGCAGCTTTTGTGATCGTGATCGGCTGCTATGCCCAACTCAAGCCGAAAGAGATTGCTGCTATACCGGGTGTGGATGCGGTATTCGGTACACATGAGAAGTTTAAACTGCTGGATTGGATTACGGATTGGCATAAAAAACAACCAAACGAATCGGCAACGATACGGGTGGCCCCTATCCAAGAAAAGTTGACCTTCTCCCCTGCTTACTCAATAGGTGACCGCACGAGAACTTTTCTTAAAGTACAGGATGGCTGTAGCTATGCTTGCGCTTTCTGTACGATACCGCTGGCTAGAGGCCCGAGCAGAAGTGCGACGATTGAAGCAGTGGTCGAACAGGCTACAGCGATCCAAGATGTGAAAGAAATCGTCCTGACTGGCGTAAACCTAGGGGATTTTGGTATCATAGATGCGCAACGACAAACTAATTTTTTTGCACTGATTCAAGCTTTGGATGGGGTAGAAAACATTGAACGCTTTCGCATCTCGTCTATTGAACCGAATCTGCTGAGTAAGGAGATTATAGATTTTGTAGCTACCTCTAAACGCTTTGTGCCGCATTTTCATATACCGCTACAATCTGGTTGCGATAAGATCTTAAAGCTGATGCGCCGGCGCTACTTAACGGGGCTCTACGCAGAACGTATCGCACATATAAAAGCACAAATGCCAACTTGCTGCATAGGGGTAGATGTATTGGTGGGCTTTCCAGGGGAAACAGAAGTGGACTTCTTAACAACCTATCAATTTTTAAATGAATTGGCAATTGCTTATATCCATGTGTTTCCTTACTCAGAACGCGCAAACACAAAAGCAGCAGAGATGGCAGGTGTAGTACCGCAACAAGAGCGAGCTAAACGGGCTAGAATGCTGCGGATCCTTTCAGAAAAAAAGCTGAATGACTTTTATCGGCAACACCTGGGCCAAACGGCTACGGTTTTATTTGAATATGGCGGAGATGATGAGGTGATAGAGGGGTTTACAGAAAATTATATTCGTGTCCAACTGCCTTACCAAGCGGAACTGGCAAATAGGCTCTGTAAGGTGCGCCTCAAGGAGATCAATGGGGAGGGCATGGTGGTGCCAGAGTTGTCTAGCTAA
- the rsmG gene encoding 16S rRNA (guanine(527)-N(7))-methyltransferase RsmG — translation MVSHYFPELSPAQITLFGRLGDIYTHWNGKLNLISRKDIAHLYFHHVLHSLAIAQVTTFVAHTKILDVGTGGGFPGIPLAILFPEVHFHLVDATAKKIEAVAAIVATLGLKNVSVDWARAETLTGQYDFIVGRGVTNLPLLYSWVKDKIAKERKNKLPNGILYLKGAPFEPLPLVVDLYPLQHYFTQPFFKEKYLVHAYSV, via the coding sequence GTGGTATCCCATTATTTCCCTGAGCTTTCACCCGCTCAAATCACACTTTTTGGTCGTCTGGGTGACATCTATACCCATTGGAATGGCAAGTTGAACCTTATCTCGCGTAAAGACATCGCCCATCTCTACTTCCACCATGTCTTACACTCCTTAGCCATTGCGCAGGTTACTACCTTTGTAGCCCATACTAAAATCTTAGATGTAGGCACCGGAGGCGGTTTCCCTGGCATTCCTCTGGCCATTCTTTTTCCAGAAGTTCATTTTCATTTGGTTGATGCGACCGCAAAAAAGATAGAAGCCGTAGCCGCCATTGTGGCCACCCTGGGCCTGAAGAATGTTTCAGTAGACTGGGCACGCGCAGAAACCTTAACAGGGCAGTATGATTTTATAGTCGGCAGGGGCGTGACCAACCTACCTTTGTTGTATAGTTGGGTAAAAGACAAAATAGCAAAAGAAAGAAAAAACAAATTACCTAACGGCATACTCTATTTAAAAGGCGCCCCCTTTGAGCCCTTGCCTTTAGTTGTAGATCTATATCCCCTGCAGCACTATTTTACCCAGCCTTTTTTTAAAGAAAAATATCTAGTCCATGCCTATTCGGTATAA